One Legionella hackeliae DNA segment encodes these proteins:
- a CDS encoding GyrI-like domain-containing protein, with amino-acid sequence MIFLKPQLIKIEGFIVSGIHVRTKNSDELNPKTAKLPQLWQRFHTENIANVVQNDPDSQQFGVYSDYESDVSGAYTLTAGVKTDNVTRIPGCTSIYIEPGNYLLFQNHGSMPQAIIELWQGIWRYFSFESRFVRRYLTDFEVYKNSEECAVYIGVVE; translated from the coding sequence ATGATTTTTTTAAAACCTCAATTAATCAAAATCGAAGGCTTTATCGTCAGCGGCATTCATGTTCGTACAAAAAATAGTGATGAGCTTAATCCCAAAACAGCGAAACTACCTCAACTTTGGCAGCGCTTTCATACAGAAAATATTGCAAATGTAGTGCAAAACGATCCTGATTCACAGCAATTTGGGGTATATTCTGATTATGAGTCGGATGTTTCAGGAGCTTATACATTAACTGCTGGTGTCAAAACGGATAACGTCACTCGAATACCAGGGTGCACTTCAATTTATATAGAACCTGGAAATTATCTTCTTTTTCAAAATCACGGTTCAATGCCACAAGCTATCATCGAATTATGGCAAGGAATATGGCGTTACTTTTCCTTTGAGTCTCGATTTGTACGACGCTACCTCACAGATTTTGAAGTTTATAAAAACTCTGAGGA